In one Oncorhynchus nerka isolate Pitt River linkage group LG7, Oner_Uvic_2.0, whole genome shotgun sequence genomic region, the following are encoded:
- the LOC115125367 gene encoding peptidyl-prolyl cis-trans isomerase FKBP9-like, protein MTMNQCVHGMIYLAVLVAFVACDAPPVPLDDIVIEKTFVPEQCGRAVKVGDYVRYHYNGMFPDGKKFDSSYDRGSTYNVYVGKKQLIEGMDRALVGMCVNERRLVTIPPQLAYGKEGYGDVIPSDAILNFDVLLLDVWNPDDGVQSETYYTPENCSRKVEVSDYVRYHYNGTLLDGTLFDSSHTRLRTYDTYVGIGWLIAGMDQGLLGMCVGERRIITMPPSLGYGSNGDGSDIPGQASLVFDVVLLDLHNPKDGVTITNQDIPQPCLRKSISGDFIRYHYNGSLLDGTFFDSSYSRNRTYDTYVGKGSLIGGMDEGLIGVCIGERRRITIPPHLGYGEEGTGTKIPGSAVLVFDIHIIDFHNPSDTVVITTNYKPEVCETLAKKGDFVKYHYNASLMDGSFIDSTYNYGKTYNIVLGANQVVPGMEEGLKEMCVGERRHLVIPPHLGYGERGVDGEVPASAVLVFDIEMIEMEAGLPDGYMFIWNEEVSADLFTEMDADKDLQVLASEFSDYILRQVNEGKGRLAPGFNANLIIENMFSNQDRNGDGKITEEEFKLKADETPHDEL, encoded by the exons ATGACAATGAACCAGTGCGTGCACGGGATGATCTATCTGGCGGTTCTGGTGGCGTTTGTCGCCTGTGACGCCCCTCCGGTACCGTTAGATGACATCGTGATTGAGAAAACGTTCGTGCCGGAGCAGTGCGGGCGCGCTGTGAAAGTAGGGGACTATGTCCGTTACCACTATAACGGCATGTTCCCCGATGGAAAGAAGTTTGATTCCAG CTATGACCGCGGTAGCACCTACAATGTTTATGTGGGTAAGAAGCAGCTGATTGAAGGGATGGACAGAGCTCTGGTAGGGATGTGTGTCAACGAGAGACGCCTGGTCACCATCCCCCCACAACTGGCCTATGGGAAGGAAGGATACG GTGATGTCATCCCTTCAGACGCAATCCTCAATTTTGACGTTCTGTTGTTGGACGTGTGGAACCCTGACGACGGGGTTCAGAGTGAGACGTACTACACCCCTGAGAACTGCTCTAGGAAGGTAGAGGTGTCAGACTACGTACGATACCACTACAATGGAACACTGCTGGACGGAACACTGTTCGACTCCAG CCACACCCGTTTGCGTACCTACGACACCTATGTGGGGATTGGCTGGCTGATCGCTGGCATGGACCAGGGCCTTCTGGGCATGTGTGTTGGGGAGAGACGCATCATCACCATGCCCCCTTCGCTAGGATACGGATCAAACGGAGATG gTAGTGATATCCCTGGCCAGGCTTCCCTGGTGTTTGATGTAGTCCTCTTGGACCTCCATAACCCTAAAGACGGCGTCACTATAACCAACCAGGACATACCTCAACCCTGCCTCAGGAAGAGTATATCTGGGGACTTTATCAGATACCACTATAACGGATCACTACTGGACGGGACCTTCTTCGACTCCAG TTACTCTCGTAACCGTACCTATGACACGTACGTGGGTAAGGGCTCTTTGATTGGTGGGATGGACGAGGGCCTGATCGGAGTCTGCATTGGAGAGAGAAGACGCATCACCATCCCACCTCACCTCGGATACGGAGAGGAGGGTACAG gtacTAAGATCCCAGGTTCTGCTGTCTTGGTGTTTGATATCCATATCATAGACTTCCACAACCCATCAGACACAGTGGTGATCACTACCAACTATAAACCAGAGGTGTGTGAGACGCTGGCTAAGAAAGGAGACTTTGTTAAATACCACTACAACGCTTCACTAATGGATGGATCCTTTATCGACTCCAC atataaCTATGGGAAGACATATAACATTGTGCTGGGAGCCAACCAGGTGGTTCCTGGGATGGAGGAAGGGCTGAAGGAGATGTGTGTTGGAGAGAGAAGACACCTGGTCATACCTCCTCACCTGGGCtacggagagaggggagtgg ATGGTGAGGTGCCGGCCAGTGCTGTCCTGGTCTTCGACATCGAGATGATCGAGATGGAGGCGGGCCTCCCTGACGGGTACATGTTCATCTGGAACGAGGAGGTATCAGCTGACCTCTTCACCGAGATGGACGCAGACAAGGACCTACAGGTGTTGGCCTCAGAG TTCTCAGACTATATCCTGCGTCAGGTGAACGAGGGTAAAGGTCGCCTTGCCCCTGGGTTTAACGCAAATCTCATCATCGAGAACATGTTCTCCAACCAGGACCGTAATGGAGACGGAAAGATCACTGAGGAGGAGTTCAAACTGAAGGCCGACGAGACACCACACGACGAGTTATAA